In Wenyingzhuangia fucanilytica, the following are encoded in one genomic region:
- a CDS encoding xylulokinase, whose protein sequence is MLLIGYDLGSSSVKASLVNGKTKKVLATAQYPEREMPIDAPQENWAEQHPNDWWKNIKKVTEILFDKTPANRNEVVAIGVAYQMHGLVTLTAANEPARPAIIWCDSRAVAIGDKAFKEIGQEKCLESLLNSPGNFTASKLKWIQENEPEVYKTIKKIMLPGDFVAYKFTGKHTTTNTGLSEGIFWDFKKEQLSETIMNHYGFEGDLIPEIVPVFANQGQITKEMAEEFGFNANAVVSYRAGDQPNNAFSLNVLKPGEIAATGGTSGVVYGVVDQLKYDPNNRVNTFAHINHTEEARRLGVLLCINGTGSAYAWLRNNLAADKDYFELETLASSVEVGANGLSFLPFGNGAERMLQNKIIGAQFDGLQFTKHKLAHMVRACLEGIAFSFVYGIKCMKDLGLSPSVIKVGSDNMFQSEIFATTIATLTNAEIQVKETNGAVGAAIGAGFGAGEIESLEDAFVEENIIKKYQADLSKLEAYQKAYDKWLNSLEIKLK, encoded by the coding sequence ATGTTGTTAATAGGTTATGATTTAGGAAGTTCATCCGTTAAGGCTTCTTTGGTTAATGGTAAAACAAAAAAAGTTTTGGCTACAGCTCAATATCCAGAGAGAGAAATGCCTATTGATGCCCCGCAAGAAAATTGGGCAGAGCAACACCCAAATGACTGGTGGAAGAATATTAAAAAGGTTACAGAGATACTTTTTGATAAAACTCCAGCCAATAGAAATGAGGTTGTGGCTATTGGAGTAGCTTATCAAATGCACGGTTTGGTAACTTTAACTGCAGCAAATGAACCAGCAAGACCTGCTATTATTTGGTGTGATAGTAGAGCTGTTGCTATTGGAGATAAAGCTTTTAAAGAAATAGGTCAAGAAAAATGTTTAGAGAGTTTGTTAAATTCTCCAGGGAATTTCACAGCTTCTAAGCTAAAATGGATTCAAGAAAACGAACCAGAGGTTTATAAAACCATTAAAAAAATAATGTTACCAGGTGATTTTGTTGCATACAAATTTACTGGAAAGCATACTACTACTAACACAGGATTGTCCGAAGGAATTTTTTGGGATTTTAAGAAAGAGCAATTAAGCGAAACCATTATGAATCACTATGGTTTTGAAGGAGATTTAATTCCTGAAATTGTTCCTGTTTTTGCCAATCAAGGACAGATTACCAAAGAAATGGCAGAGGAATTTGGATTCAATGCTAATGCTGTAGTTTCTTATAGAGCAGGAGATCAACCTAATAATGCTTTTTCTTTAAATGTTTTAAAACCCGGCGAAATTGCTGCTACAGGAGGAACATCAGGAGTGGTTTATGGAGTAGTAGATCAACTAAAATACGATCCTAATAATAGAGTAAATACTTTTGCTCACATTAATCATACAGAAGAAGCACGTAGGCTAGGGGTTCTTTTGTGTATTAATGGAACGGGTAGTGCATATGCTTGGTTAAGAAATAATTTAGCAGCAGATAAAGATTATTTTGAGTTAGAAACCTTGGCATCTTCTGTTGAGGTTGGGGCAAACGGTTTGTCTTTTTTACCTTTTGGAAATGGGGCAGAACGTATGTTGCAAAATAAAATTATTGGTGCTCAGTTTGATGGTTTGCAATTTACTAAGCACAAACTAGCGCACATGGTAAGAGCATGTTTAGAAGGAATTGCTTTTTCTTTTGTGTATGGAATAAAATGCATGAAAGATTTAGGATTGTCTCCAAGTGTGATAAAAGTAGGGAGTGATAATATGTTTCAATCTGAAATTTTTGCCACTACTATCGCTACTTTAACCAATGCCGAAATTCAAGTAAAAGAAACCAATGGGGCTGTAGGAGCTGCTATTGGGGCAGGATTTGGAGCAGGAGAAATAGAAAGTTTAGAAGATGCTTTTGTAGAGGAAAACATCATTAAAAAATATCAAGCAGATTTATCAAAATTAGAAGCTTATCAAAAAGCATATGATAAGTGGCTTAACTCATTAGAAATAAAATTAAAATAA
- a CDS encoding DUF6691 family protein: MKNLAYISIGVLFGITMYKSEAASWFRIYEMFNFQAFHMYGIIGVAVVLGLIIMQLLKKYQVKTFFGVPIIIDDKEKSFKRYFYGGIIFGLGWALAGACPGPMFTLVGAGFYSLLIVIAFAVFGTYIYGVIKDKLPH; this comes from the coding sequence ATGAAGAATTTAGCTTATATAAGTATTGGTGTTTTGTTTGGAATAACCATGTATAAATCCGAAGCAGCCTCTTGGTTTAGAATTTATGAAATGTTTAATTTTCAAGCTTTTCATATGTATGGAATTATTGGTGTAGCTGTAGTTTTAGGACTAATTATAATGCAGTTATTAAAAAAGTATCAAGTAAAAACTTTTTTTGGAGTGCCGATTATTATTGATGATAAGGAGAAAAGTTTTAAAAGATATTTTTATGGAGGTATTATTTTTGGATTAGGTTGGGCTTTAGCTGGTGCTTGTCCTGGACCTATGTTTACTTTAGTTGGAGCAGGTTTTTACAGTTTACTAATTGTAATAGCTTTTGCAGTTTTTGGAACCTATATATATGGTGTTATCAAAGATAAACTTCCTCATTAA
- a CDS encoding alpha/beta hydrolase: MAQKVIKLPTKVVNDVTWKGPEKHQFSDIWNTPIISNVSVPTIEIHKPEENINTGSAVVIAPGGGLYALSIKSEGKMVAHWLASKGITAIILKYRLVPTEHDAVAEYQATTKNNIQELGRKVQLVLPYAIEDALNAIKYVRENAKELNIKPNKIGMMGFSAGGAVTMGVAYNYTAENRPDFIVPIYPWTTQYPVQKPKDNEPPLFVVCASDDPLDLATGSINLYKSWRELNLSAELHMYSKGGHGFGMKKHGLPKDTWIKRFYEWGVSENLITPKI; the protein is encoded by the coding sequence ATGGCTCAAAAAGTTATTAAATTACCTACAAAAGTTGTTAATGATGTTACTTGGAAAGGTCCTGAAAAACACCAATTTTCTGATATTTGGAACACTCCTATTATTAGTAATGTTTCTGTTCCTACGATAGAAATACACAAGCCTGAAGAAAACATCAACACCGGTAGTGCTGTGGTTATTGCTCCTGGTGGCGGATTATACGCATTAAGTATTAAGAGTGAAGGAAAGATGGTTGCTCACTGGTTGGCTTCCAAAGGAATTACTGCTATTATTTTAAAATACCGATTGGTTCCTACAGAACATGATGCTGTAGCTGAATACCAAGCAACAACCAAAAACAACATTCAAGAATTAGGAAGAAAAGTTCAACTTGTACTACCCTACGCTATTGAGGATGCTTTAAATGCCATTAAATATGTTAGAGAAAATGCTAAAGAGTTAAATATAAAACCTAACAAAATTGGAATGATGGGCTTTTCTGCTGGTGGTGCAGTCACTATGGGAGTAGCCTACAACTATACTGCTGAAAACCGCCCAGACTTTATTGTCCCTATTTATCCATGGACAACCCAATACCCAGTTCAAAAACCTAAAGATAACGAACCACCTTTATTTGTAGTTTGTGCTTCGGATGACCCATTAGATTTAGCCACTGGAAGTATCAATTTATATAAATCTTGGAGGGAATTAAACCTAAGTGCTGAACTACACATGTATTCAAAAGGAGGACATGGTTTTGGTATGAAAAAACACGGACTTCCTAAAGACACTTGGATTAAAAGATTTTATGAATGGGGAGTGAGTGAAAATTTAATTACACCCAAAATATAA
- a CDS encoding YeeE/YedE family protein, giving the protein MEFILEPWPWYVSGFLIALVMFLLLMMGDRFGMSSNLRTLCTICGAGKKTSFFDFDWKSQKWNLLVMIGAIIGGFIAAHFLSNSSGVDISLETIKDLQQYGINSSENSYLPTEIFGLYSIKNIVLLSIGGFLVGFGARYAGGCTSGHAISGLSNLQLPSLIAVIGFFMGGLFMIHVLFPFIF; this is encoded by the coding sequence ATAGAATTTATTTTAGAGCCATGGCCATGGTATGTTTCGGGTTTTTTAATAGCCTTAGTAATGTTTTTGTTATTAATGATGGGAGATAGGTTCGGAATGTCCTCAAATTTAAGAACGTTATGTACTATTTGTGGAGCTGGTAAAAAGACTAGTTTTTTTGATTTTGATTGGAAGTCACAAAAATGGAATTTATTGGTAATGATTGGAGCCATTATAGGTGGTTTTATTGCGGCTCATTTTTTATCGAATTCGAGTGGGGTTGATATTAGTTTAGAAACTATTAAAGATTTACAGCAATACGGAATTAATAGTTCAGAAAATTCTTATTTGCCAACAGAAATTTTTGGTTTATACAGTATAAAAAATATTGTTCTGTTATCAATTGGTGGTTTTTTAGTTGGTTTTGGTGCTCGCTATGCAGGTGGATGTACTTCTGGACATGCCATTTCTGGGTTGAGTAATTTACAGCTTCCTTCTTTAATTGCTGTAATTGGTTTTTTTATGGGTGGACTATTTATGATTCACGTATTGTTCCCTTTTATTTTTTAA
- a CDS encoding NUDIX hydrolase, with the protein MIYNSVDCVIFGFIDEKLKVLLIKRKNDPQKGLMALPGDFLDADVSIYNSAENTLKKITSLEDIYLEQIRAFGEIDRYPDKRVITISYYALINIEHYTPQAGYTAEKLEWCDIDALPELAFDHKDIINIAHKRLKRRVRNEPIGFNLLPEEFSLTNLQQLYEAILQTELNKRNFRTKINQMKLLIDTGKKQENVAHKPAKLYRFDENIYENLKEDGFYFNL; encoded by the coding sequence ATGATTTATAACTCAGTAGACTGTGTCATCTTTGGTTTTATAGATGAAAAATTAAAAGTTCTATTAATCAAACGTAAAAACGATCCGCAAAAAGGATTGATGGCTTTGCCGGGAGATTTTTTAGATGCTGATGTAAGTATTTATAACAGTGCCGAAAACACCTTAAAGAAAATCACCAGTCTTGAAGATATTTATTTAGAACAAATTAGAGCCTTTGGAGAAATTGATAGGTATCCAGACAAAAGAGTTATTACTATTAGTTATTATGCTTTAATTAATATAGAACACTATACGCCACAAGCTGGTTATACTGCCGAAAAATTAGAATGGTGTGACATTGATGCTTTACCAGAACTGGCTTTTGACCATAAAGACATCATAAATATTGCCCATAAAAGACTTAAAAGAAGAGTAAGAAATGAACCTATTGGATTTAATTTATTGCCAGAAGAGTTTAGCTTAACCAATTTACAACAACTTTACGAAGCTATTTTGCAAACAGAACTAAACAAACGTAATTTTAGAACCAAAATCAATCAAATGAAATTGTTGATTGACACTGGTAAAAAACAAGAAAACGTGGCTCACAAACCTGCAAAGTTGTATCGTTTTGACGAAAATATATACGAAAATTTAAAAGAAGACGGATTTTACTTTAACTTGTGA